A genomic window from Halogeometricum borinquense DSM 11551 includes:
- a CDS encoding rhomboid family intramembrane serine protease, with amino-acid sequence MMEIPGVLTVQRAALLAAFVLALVVVFFTDRPAGRWGTALRRRFVLGVPWGSLITLVGVLAVYLFVQGGLHHWNRPLTIPFRAWSYFYPLGVVTAAFSHNGPGHLIGNLTATAMFAPVAEYAWGHFPRERGSTSFGSWRTNPYVRAFLIVPLVVFVAAILTAAFALGPIIGFSGAVFAFAGFALVNYPLVTVIALVGSRATRVVYNALQTPQLTASGHPAYITPWWADIAIQGHALGLFIGVFLGLVVVRNRPSAERPSALKLWTGVLLFGIQQSMWAVYWFRGGETYVLYRAVGVALVVTVAVIIAVTVVASDRYILRDTLGGAFAVRRWQTGAACLILVAAAISGPAVPYNLYTATDGDLPGDEISVGDYEVTYAENVTNGMTAAFELSALGETTAVKTSGVIVRSRERGIWTTAVTRGRLAFDGQTAVRVGGLGWRDTVYTVRDGWVTTQGGTAYRVFLSHNNTARVVHTSEPATAGPVIGGRNISIEAAAQGFYLRVKQGNESVAARLPENNQTVTLDGLTFAREKQNLFVEYDETRVKIAKREQYQ; translated from the coding sequence ATGATGGAAATTCCGGGGGTGCTAACAGTTCAGCGCGCGGCCCTCCTCGCCGCGTTCGTTCTCGCTTTGGTCGTCGTCTTCTTCACAGATCGGCCCGCAGGTCGGTGGGGGACTGCCCTCCGCCGACGCTTCGTCCTCGGCGTCCCGTGGGGGTCGCTGATCACTCTCGTCGGCGTTCTCGCCGTTTATCTGTTCGTCCAAGGGGGACTGCATCACTGGAACAGACCGCTCACAATTCCGTTCCGGGCGTGGTCGTACTTCTACCCGCTCGGGGTTGTCACCGCCGCATTCTCACACAACGGTCCCGGGCACCTCATCGGGAACCTCACGGCGACAGCGATGTTCGCACCGGTCGCCGAGTATGCGTGGGGACACTTCCCGCGCGAACGGGGCAGTACCTCGTTCGGATCGTGGCGGACGAACCCGTACGTTCGCGCGTTTCTCATCGTTCCTCTCGTCGTCTTCGTCGCCGCTATTCTCACCGCCGCGTTCGCTCTCGGCCCCATTATCGGATTCTCGGGTGCTGTCTTCGCCTTTGCCGGGTTCGCACTCGTCAACTATCCGTTGGTGACCGTTATCGCCCTCGTGGGGAGTCGGGCCACTCGGGTCGTCTACAACGCGCTCCAGACCCCGCAACTCACGGCGAGCGGGCATCCGGCGTATATTACACCGTGGTGGGCCGATATCGCTATCCAAGGGCACGCGCTCGGTTTGTTTATCGGCGTCTTCCTCGGCCTCGTCGTCGTCAGAAACCGCCCGTCTGCGGAGCGCCCATCGGCACTCAAACTGTGGACCGGAGTCCTGCTGTTTGGTATCCAGCAGTCGATGTGGGCGGTCTACTGGTTCCGTGGCGGCGAGACGTACGTGCTCTACCGCGCGGTCGGTGTCGCTCTCGTTGTCACCGTGGCCGTCATCATCGCAGTCACGGTCGTCGCTTCGGATCGATACATCCTGCGTGACACGCTCGGCGGCGCATTCGCCGTCCGTCGGTGGCAGACCGGCGCGGCGTGTCTCATCCTCGTCGCGGCGGCTATCTCCGGTCCTGCTGTTCCGTACAACCTCTACACCGCAACTGACGGCGACTTACCCGGCGACGAAATCAGCGTCGGAGACTACGAGGTGACGTACGCAGAGAACGTGACGAACGGGATGACCGCCGCATTCGAGTTGTCGGCGCTCGGAGAGACGACGGCGGTGAAAACGTCGGGCGTCATCGTCCGGAGTCGAGAGCGCGGTATCTGGACGACAGCGGTTACGAGGGGGCGACTCGCTTTCGACGGACAGACGGCCGTCCGTGTCGGCGGGCTCGGCTGGCGTGATACGGTGTATACTGTCCGCGACGGGTGGGTGACGACGCAGGGAGGCACCGCTTACCGAGTCTTCTTGAGCCACAACAACACGGCGCGCGTCGTCCACACCTCAGAGCCAGCGACGGCCGGGCCAGTCATCGGGGGTCGGAACATCAGTATCGAGGCGGCCGCGCAGGGGTTCTACCTGCGCGTCAAACAGGGGAACGAATCAGTGGCGGCGCGCCTCCCCGAGAACAATCAGACAGTAACGCTGGACGGACTCACCTTCGCCAGAGAAAAGCAGAATCTGTTCGTCGAATACGACGAGACGCGAGTCAAGATAGCGAAGCGAGAGCAGTACCAGTGA
- a CDS encoding sulfite oxidase-like oxidoreductase has translation MSKDVTGLYREFGSDRLPPGQRETSRFPVLSKSGTPSWDPQSWAFDVWGAVEEELTFSYEEFQDIPAETQRQDFHCVTGWSKFDCEFTGVTFPTLAELAGVRDDAIHVMFHALDGYTTNLPLEDCMREEVMFVSEYDGEPLPSDHGGPLRVVTPHKYAYKGAKWVSGVEFLTEPERGYWEKRGYSNTANPWNEERYS, from the coding sequence ATGTCGAAAGACGTCACGGGACTCTACCGGGAGTTCGGCAGCGACAGACTCCCACCGGGACAGCGCGAGACGTCGCGCTTTCCGGTGCTGTCGAAGAGTGGAACGCCCTCGTGGGACCCGCAGTCGTGGGCGTTCGATGTTTGGGGTGCCGTCGAAGAGGAGCTGACGTTCTCGTACGAGGAGTTTCAGGATATTCCCGCCGAAACGCAACGACAGGACTTCCACTGCGTCACTGGGTGGTCGAAGTTCGACTGCGAGTTCACCGGCGTTACGTTCCCGACGCTGGCGGAACTGGCGGGCGTCCGAGATGATGCCATTCACGTCATGTTCCACGCGCTCGACGGGTACACGACCAACCTCCCCTTGGAGGACTGCATGCGCGAGGAAGTCATGTTCGTCTCCGAGTACGACGGCGAACCACTTCCGTCGGATCACGGCGGCCCTCTCCGCGTTGTTACGCCCCACAAATACGCGTACAAAGGTGCCAAGTGGGTCTCGGGCGTCGAGTTTCTCACCGAACCCGAACGCGGGTATTGGGAGAAGCGCGGCTACTCCAACACGGCCAACCCGTGGAACGAGGAGCGATATAGCTAA
- a CDS encoding transcription initiation factor IIB translates to MERPSRQRQREQEVEQDSDERIACPECESTNIITDADQGELVCDDCGLVLDERQIDRGPEWRAFNHSERQSKSRVGAPITETMHDRGLTTTIDWKDKDAYGRSLSSEKRSQMHRLRKWQERIRTKDAGERNLQFALSEIDRMASALGVPRSVREVASVIYRRALNEDLIRGRSIEGVATSALYAACRQEGIPRSLDEVAEVSRVPQKEIGRTYRYISQELGLELKPVDPKQFVPRFASALGLSEEVQAKATEIIDVSAEQGLLSGKSPTGFAAAAIYAASLLCNEKKTQREVADVAQVTEVTIRNRYQEQIEAMGFR, encoded by the coding sequence ATGGAACGTCCGAGCCGCCAGCGTCAGCGAGAGCAGGAAGTGGAGCAGGATTCCGACGAACGCATCGCGTGCCCGGAGTGTGAGTCCACCAATATCATCACGGACGCCGACCAAGGCGAATTGGTTTGTGATGACTGCGGCTTGGTCTTAGACGAGCGCCAGATAGACCGCGGTCCAGAGTGGCGTGCGTTCAACCACTCTGAACGGCAGTCGAAGTCCCGCGTCGGCGCACCGATCACCGAGACGATGCACGACCGCGGTCTGACGACGACAATCGACTGGAAGGACAAAGACGCCTACGGTCGTTCGCTTTCCTCTGAGAAACGTTCGCAGATGCACCGCCTCCGCAAGTGGCAAGAGCGCATCCGAACGAAGGACGCCGGCGAGCGTAACCTCCAGTTTGCGCTCTCCGAAATCGACCGCATGGCCTCTGCGCTCGGTGTCCCGCGCTCCGTCCGCGAGGTCGCATCGGTCATCTACCGCCGTGCGCTCAACGAAGACCTCATCCGCGGTCGGTCTATCGAGGGTGTCGCCACATCCGCGCTCTATGCCGCCTGCCGACAGGAAGGAATCCCGCGCTCACTCGACGAAGTCGCTGAAGTCTCTCGCGTCCCGCAGAAGGAAATCGGTCGGACGTACCGCTATATCTCCCAAGAACTTGGTCTCGAACTGAAGCCCGTCGATCCCAAGCAGTTCGTCCCGCGCTTTGCCTCGGCCCTCGGCCTCTCCGAGGAGGTACAGGCGAAAGCAACCGAAATCATCGACGTGTCCGCAGAACAAGGCCTTCTATCCGGCAAGTCGCCCACCGGCTTTGCGGCCGCCGCTATCTACGCTGCCTCGCTCCTCTGCAACGAGAAGAAGACCCAGCGCGAAGTCGCCGACGTGGCGCAGGTGACGGAAGTCACCATCCGGAACCGCTACCAAGAACAGATCGAAGCGATGGGCTTCCGCTAG
- a CDS encoding eCIS core domain-containing protein: MGFRSANERTPPSKDSSSVPSIQELTGGSNRNRSRGGGGGSLTPRECESRFGVEIYMDGLETKIQRLAKKHGADQVRQWADEGMTVDTMGKPRDMRAFRERQKQRPAEVPKDVERRNAKSVQRSRGAHHEASKAGDANVPDSVRDVISSPGKQLDSSIQRAMEDRMGDTLGDVRIHTGPSAAKACEDINARAFTVGNHIAFNHGEYDPSSAEGQHILAHELAHVRQQTGGAVSMLPQTGEIEIDPDERLEREAEETANRVMRGGKLGIFRMGKASVHVQRIPDKQSSLERFTDSDRDHPPHPIKNQSATFGTASSNDYRTNFFEAYPWLEGEVVIHHAVEQQVQQLWPELVTDSEMHSLENLRGIPKELNAEIHLSQIRKEWDDFYLKHKSPDKQQLLDKATEIDDKYGDMFEPSVRD; this comes from the coding sequence ATGGGATTTCGGTCTGCGAACGAGCGGACGCCTCCGAGCAAAGATTCCTCGTCCGTTCCGTCTATTCAAGAGCTGACGGGAGGCTCGAATCGGAATCGGAGTCGTGGTGGCGGTGGGGGTTCGCTGACGCCCCGAGAGTGTGAATCTCGCTTCGGGGTAGAGATCTACATGGACGGGCTGGAGACGAAGATTCAGCGACTGGCCAAGAAACACGGCGCAGATCAAGTTCGGCAGTGGGCCGACGAAGGCATGACCGTCGATACGATGGGTAAACCCCGAGACATGCGTGCGTTCCGTGAACGGCAAAAACAGCGTCCTGCCGAAGTCCCAAAGGATGTCGAACGACGGAACGCTAAATCTGTCCAGCGCAGTCGTGGCGCGCATCATGAGGCGTCAAAGGCTGGTGACGCGAACGTCCCTGATTCGGTTCGGGACGTGATTTCCTCGCCCGGAAAGCAACTCGATAGCTCGATTCAGCGCGCGATGGAAGATCGGATGGGCGACACCCTCGGTGACGTGCGTATTCACACGGGTCCATCGGCCGCGAAAGCCTGTGAAGACATCAACGCTCGTGCCTTTACTGTCGGCAATCACATCGCGTTCAACCACGGCGAATACGATCCGAGTTCGGCGGAAGGCCAGCATATTCTCGCCCACGAGTTAGCGCACGTGCGCCAACAAACTGGTGGCGCGGTATCGATGCTTCCGCAGACGGGCGAAATCGAAATCGATCCCGACGAGCGTCTGGAACGCGAAGCTGAGGAGACTGCAAACCGCGTGATGCGAGGTGGGAAACTCGGTATCTTCCGGATGGGGAAAGCCAGCGTACATGTCCAGCGTATACCCGATAAGCAAAGTAGTCTAGAACGCTTCACAGATAGTGATAGGGATCATCCACCACATCCAATAAAAAACCAGAGTGCCACATTCGGAACAGCCAGCTCAAACGACTATCGAACAAATTTCTTCGAAGCTTATCCATGGCTTGAGGGAGAGGTAGTAATCCACCACGCGGTAGAACAACAGGTACAGCAACTGTGGCCCGAGTTGGTAACTGACTCCGAGATGCACTCGCTGGAGAACTTACGGGGCATCCCCAAAGAACTGAACGCAGAGATACACCTGAGCCAGATCAGGAAAGAATGGGATGACTTTTATTTGAAACACAAAAGTCCAGATAAACAACAACTACTAGACAAAGCGACCGAGATCGACGATAAATATGGAGATATGTTCGAACCCTCTGTGAGGGACTGA
- a CDS encoding lamin tail domain-containing protein, whose protein sequence is MRTGIALLSIALLVTSGCLGFAPSVSDAGATPQDVSNQDGPSVRVTVTEVVDGDTMKVKYTNGSRDTVRLLGVDTPEVYGSNTPDEFEGVPDTEAGAACLETAGENASAYAKARLSGQEVSLVFDETADRRGYYGRLLGYVYVDGQSFNYDLIETGHARVYDSTFTERERYQTAEKDARTAGRGLWSCAESESGGTMTSDGDNDGNTTIEIVRVHPDADGNDNENPNGEYVVFRNEGEQVIDLSGWSVADAADNEYTFPSGTTLEPDAELTLKSGTGTDREGTVYWGRNSAVWNNGGDTITLRDADGTVVRERRY, encoded by the coding sequence ATGCGCACTGGAATTGCTCTTCTCTCTATTGCCCTTCTGGTTACGTCTGGTTGTCTCGGATTTGCACCATCCGTGTCAGACGCGGGCGCGACGCCACAGGATGTCTCGAATCAGGACGGGCCGAGTGTTCGTGTTACCGTGACAGAAGTCGTGGACGGCGATACGATGAAAGTGAAATACACGAACGGGTCGCGTGATACTGTCCGTCTGTTAGGTGTCGATACGCCCGAAGTGTACGGTTCGAACACACCGGACGAGTTCGAGGGCGTGCCCGACACTGAAGCGGGAGCAGCGTGTCTTGAAACCGCCGGGGAAAACGCCTCAGCGTACGCAAAAGCGCGTCTCTCGGGCCAAGAAGTGAGTCTCGTATTCGACGAAACAGCCGACAGGCGGGGCTACTACGGTCGCCTTCTCGGGTACGTCTACGTCGATGGCCAGTCGTTCAACTACGACCTGATCGAGACTGGTCACGCTCGTGTGTATGATAGTACCTTTACCGAACGTGAACGGTACCAGACGGCTGAGAAAGACGCCCGTACAGCGGGCCGCGGTCTCTGGTCGTGCGCCGAGTCGGAGTCCGGCGGGACGATGACTTCTGACGGCGACAACGACGGCAACACCACCATCGAAATCGTTCGTGTCCACCCGGATGCTGACGGCAACGACAACGAGAATCCAAACGGCGAGTACGTCGTCTTCCGGAACGAGGGCGAGCAGGTGATTGACCTCTCAGGATGGTCCGTCGCGGACGCTGCGGACAACGAGTATACGTTCCCGTCCGGAACGACGCTCGAACCCGATGCAGAACTCACACTCAAGAGTGGAACAGGAACCGACCGGGAGGGAACAGTGTACTGGGGACGTAACTCGGCGGTGTGGAACAACGGTGGTGACACGATCACGCTCCGAGATGCCGATGGCACTGTCGTCCGCGAACGTCGCTACTAA
- a CDS encoding UPF0058 family protein, whose product MHKDELLELHEQMVTIKDYFASQEHVNSELFEPYEQLAVDPSHVHKSKSEHKHAVFVLGNALAAAMSEDEFSNAGRVGKRMEELAKDAESKL is encoded by the coding sequence ATGCACAAGGACGAACTCCTCGAACTGCACGAGCAGATGGTGACGATAAAAGACTACTTCGCGTCGCAGGAACACGTAAACAGTGAGTTGTTCGAACCGTACGAGCAACTCGCTGTGGATCCGTCGCACGTCCACAAATCCAAGAGCGAACACAAACACGCCGTGTTCGTCCTCGGAAACGCCCTCGCGGCGGCGATGAGCGAAGACGAGTTCTCCAACGCTGGACGCGTCGGAAAGCGGATGGAAGAACTCGCTAAAGACGCCGAGTCGAAGCTATAA
- a CDS encoding isochorismate synthase, producing MASLRTGEMEMHLVSRSVPVSAPSFRAVLRAADAPRTVWSAPDKATVVGSGAAATVTADGPDRFDRIREAAEELFSSGDVHAGTEAARPRLFGGFAFHADSTDGSPWEDFPGARFVFPRVQVTYAENGTWLTVNAVGPDANAEAVEERLARERERIESLPDPGPVSDPPGVVHRRRTTAKDDWNAGVNAAVERISAGDLRKVVLAQALAADLASDLSVPDILDRLGDSYPDCYRFLVEPEPDADRPQASFFGATPERLVSLRGRTVETGALAGTTGRGETPAEDEWLARELLDDEKNVHEHELVAETIRDQLAPFASSVNTGDRCVKRLATVQHLWTPITATLATSEHVLSLVEALHPTPAVGGLPPEKALETIRDTEPFDRGWYAAPVGWIDAAGYGSFAVALRSAVSRDDTTTLFAGVGVVEDSDPDREWDEVQLKYRALLDELER from the coding sequence ATGGCATCGTTGCGGACTGGCGAGATGGAGATGCATCTCGTCAGCAGGTCGGTTCCCGTGTCGGCTCCGTCGTTTCGCGCCGTTCTTCGCGCCGCCGACGCACCGCGCACGGTCTGGTCGGCACCTGATAAGGCAACAGTCGTCGGAAGCGGCGCGGCCGCGACGGTGACTGCCGACGGGCCGGATCGGTTCGACCGGATCCGCGAGGCCGCAGAGGAACTGTTTTCGTCCGGTGACGTTCACGCTGGAACCGAGGCCGCTCGTCCACGCCTGTTCGGCGGATTCGCGTTCCACGCCGACAGCACCGACGGGTCGCCGTGGGAGGATTTCCCCGGCGCGCGCTTTGTTTTCCCCCGCGTACAGGTAACGTACGCTGAAAACGGTACGTGGCTCACGGTCAACGCCGTCGGTCCCGACGCCAACGCCGAAGCCGTCGAAGAACGCCTCGCCCGCGAACGCGAGCGGATCGAGTCGCTTCCGGACCCCGGTCCCGTCTCGGACCCACCGGGCGTCGTACATCGACGGCGGACGACGGCGAAAGATGACTGGAACGCGGGCGTTAACGCCGCTGTCGAGCGAATCAGCGCGGGCGACTTGCGGAAGGTCGTCCTCGCACAGGCGCTTGCGGCGGATCTCGCATCCGACCTCTCGGTGCCCGATATCCTGGACCGACTCGGCGATTCCTATCCCGACTGCTATCGCTTCCTCGTCGAACCCGAACCCGACGCGGACCGCCCGCAAGCGTCGTTCTTCGGCGCGACGCCGGAACGACTCGTGAGTCTCCGCGGCCGAACCGTCGAGACGGGCGCACTGGCCGGCACGACCGGTCGCGGCGAGACGCCCGCAGAAGACGAGTGGTTGGCGCGGGAACTGCTGGACGACGAAAAGAACGTTCACGAGCACGAACTCGTCGCAGAAACCATCCGCGACCAACTGGCTCCGTTCGCCTCGTCGGTAAACACCGGAGACCGATGCGTGAAGCGACTCGCGACAGTTCAGCATCTCTGGACGCCCATCACGGCAACGTTAGCGACCAGCGAACACGTCCTCTCGCTGGTTGAGGCGCTTCATCCGACGCCCGCCGTTGGTGGCCTCCCGCCCGAGAAGGCTCTCGAAACCATCCGCGACACCGAACCGTTCGACCGCGGATGGTACGCCGCGCCCGTCGGCTGGATCGACGCTGCGGGCTACGGGTCGTTTGCCGTCGCCCTCCGCTCTGCTGTCTCCCGCGACGACACGACGACGCTGTTCGCTGGCGTCGGCGTCGTCGAGGACTCCGACCCCGATAGAGAGTGGGACGAGGTCCAACTGAAGTACCGCGCCCTCCTTGACGAACTGGAACGCTGA
- a CDS encoding METTL5 family protein has protein sequence MATKAALETQLSVVAGFENPRVELEQYPTPPGLAAHVVHVADLNGDVEGKTVVDLGTGTGMLALGAALRGPARVVGVDIDADALDTARENRIRVGTTTPIHWVRADATQAPLCIDEPTTVLMNPPFGAQHGHEHADRAFLQTAASLSNVSYSVHNTGSQEFVEAFAADEGGEVTHAFRATFSLDRQFDFHDEDSKDIDTEVFRIEWN, from the coding sequence ATGGCGACGAAGGCCGCCCTTGAAACGCAACTTTCCGTCGTCGCGGGATTCGAGAACCCCCGCGTCGAACTCGAACAGTATCCGACACCGCCGGGGCTCGCCGCGCACGTCGTTCACGTCGCCGACCTAAACGGTGACGTGGAGGGAAAGACCGTCGTAGATCTCGGTACGGGGACCGGGATGCTTGCCCTCGGGGCCGCTCTCCGCGGTCCCGCCCGCGTCGTCGGCGTCGATATCGATGCAGATGCACTCGACACCGCCCGCGAAAACCGTATCCGCGTCGGGACGACGACACCGATTCACTGGGTCCGCGCCGACGCGACACAGGCGCCGCTCTGTATCGACGAACCGACGACAGTGTTGATGAACCCGCCGTTCGGCGCACAACACGGCCACGAACACGCTGACCGCGCGTTTCTGCAGACGGCCGCATCGCTTTCGAATGTCTCGTACTCGGTCCACAACACCGGCTCACAGGAGTTCGTTGAAGCGTTCGCCGCCGACGAGGGGGGTGAGGTGACGCACGCCTTCCGCGCGACGTTCAGCCTCGACCGTCAGTTCGACTTCCACGACGAGGACTCGAAAGACATCGATACGGAAGTCTTCCGGATCGAGTGGAACTGA
- a CDS encoding flippase activity-associated protein Agl23, giving the protein MSSGDASDDASVGVFGLEFRTDRVTLAVVALAALALLARLVGLGSRPFHWDEARVGYWALRYLETGAFEYRLIAGGPLLYHLDRLVFAVLGVSDMTARLPVAVLGAALPLCALLFRDRFDDAESLVFAAFLAFNPLFVYYSRFLRGDVPLAFFALAFAGFTLRAYDRRSRRDAYAGSIALALAFASSGFAAAYVLCGVVVVILLVDQPSAVVDGGTSARRLIDSVRSRIAGRTVPAARAFLLFLGTTILCFAPRAGPHVDVGLTKPTTWHLVLYEATVGALWSFFGVRVAHRWPHWTHELFPYVGDLAGTLATAGLPIVVAAVAVFGWNRYVSSERRPLLDAFAYWSAAAFAIFPVATEVSAPWVAIHVVLPLSPLAAVGGAALLRRAVSLAGGDERDATTVAAVILLLLAVVAQAGAVTATDVYGPSDRTNELAQFAQPSDDMTALVENATAIADDDPTTPEVLYVGSKYATAWDPGNEFPPVVESWGNRLPLPWYFERADADTVSTKNLTTFDERAANESTPPIVVSEPGLSGGVGDRLGDAYGSKTYHLGLWDREVVVFVRQV; this is encoded by the coding sequence ATGTCATCCGGAGATGCGTCAGACGACGCCTCGGTGGGGGTTTTCGGTCTCGAATTCCGGACCGACCGCGTGACCCTCGCCGTCGTCGCGCTCGCCGCTCTCGCCCTCCTCGCTCGTCTCGTTGGTCTCGGTAGCCGCCCGTTCCACTGGGATGAGGCCCGCGTCGGCTACTGGGCACTCCGCTATCTGGAGACTGGTGCGTTCGAGTACCGCCTAATCGCAGGCGGCCCCCTCCTCTACCACCTCGACAGACTCGTTTTCGCCGTCCTCGGCGTCTCCGACATGACGGCCCGCCTCCCTGTCGCCGTTCTCGGCGCGGCGCTTCCGCTTTGCGCTCTCCTCTTCCGGGACAGATTCGACGACGCTGAGTCGCTCGTCTTCGCCGCTTTCCTCGCGTTCAACCCGCTTTTCGTCTACTACTCGCGATTCCTTCGCGGCGACGTACCGCTCGCGTTCTTCGCCCTCGCGTTCGCCGGATTCACGCTGCGCGCCTACGACCGGCGGAGCAGACGCGACGCCTACGCCGGCAGTATCGCGCTGGCGCTCGCTTTTGCCTCTTCGGGATTCGCTGCCGCCTACGTACTGTGTGGGGTGGTCGTCGTCATCCTCCTCGTCGATCAACCGAGTGCCGTGGTCGATGGCGGAACGTCTGCGCGCCGACTCATCGATTCAGTGCGGTCCCGCATCGCCGGACGAACGGTTCCTGCCGCCCGAGCGTTCCTGTTGTTCCTCGGAACGACGATACTCTGCTTTGCCCCGCGCGCCGGGCCACACGTCGATGTCGGCCTCACGAAACCTACGACGTGGCATCTCGTCCTCTACGAGGCCACCGTCGGCGCGCTCTGGTCGTTCTTCGGCGTCCGCGTCGCCCACCGCTGGCCGCACTGGACGCACGAACTGTTCCCGTACGTCGGTGACCTTGCCGGAACACTCGCTACTGCTGGGCTCCCGATAGTTGTCGCCGCCGTCGCCGTCTTTGGTTGGAACCGCTACGTCTCCTCGGAGCGCCGACCGCTACTCGATGCGTTCGCTTACTGGAGCGCTGCCGCGTTCGCCATCTTCCCCGTGGCGACGGAGGTGTCTGCGCCGTGGGTGGCAATTCACGTCGTCTTGCCGCTCTCGCCGCTCGCCGCCGTCGGCGGCGCGGCCCTTCTCCGACGCGCCGTCTCGCTTGCGGGCGGCGATGAACGCGACGCAACCACCGTCGCCGCCGTCATTCTCCTGCTTCTCGCCGTCGTTGCACAGGCTGGTGCCGTCACTGCCACGGACGTGTACGGGCCCTCGGACCGGACGAACGAACTCGCGCAGTTTGCCCAACCCAGCGACGACATGACTGCTCTCGTTGAGAACGCGACTGCAATCGCGGACGACGACCCGACGACACCCGAAGTGCTGTACGTCGGGTCGAAGTACGCTACTGCGTGGGACCCCGGCAATGAGTTCCCGCCGGTCGTAGAGAGTTGGGGTAACAGGCTTCCGCTCCCGTGGTACTTCGAGCGCGCCGACGCCGACACCGTGAGTACGAAGAATCTGACGACGTTCGATGAACGCGCGGCCAACGAGTCTACGCCGCCGATAGTCGTGTCCGAACCCGGTTTGTCCGGCGGCGTCGGCGACAGACTCGGAGACGCGTACGGATCGAAGACGTACCACCTCGGCCTGTGGGACCGCGAGGTAGTCGTTTTCGTCCGGCAGGTGTGA
- a CDS encoding ribbon-helix-helix domain-containing protein — MPKVNISVPEHLEMQIAQLVEQGEFVSREEAIEELLSTGLRAFKTSGPMDEDDRFEDDGMMGHEDEYVF, encoded by the coding sequence ATGCCCAAAGTCAACATCAGCGTTCCGGAACACCTAGAGATGCAGATCGCACAGCTCGTAGAGCAAGGGGAGTTCGTCAGTCGCGAAGAGGCCATCGAGGAACTCCTCTCGACAGGGCTCCGCGCGTTCAAAACGAGCGGACCCATGGATGAAGATGACCGATTCGAAGACGACGGCATGATGGGTCACGAAGACGAGTACGTCTTCTGA